One genomic region from Terriglobus aquaticus encodes:
- a CDS encoding DUF1175 family protein, whose protein sequence is MRFRTRRVFAVAAFLCVLGLGAVQFRRMRAVSCEPTTRIVIADGRAHRVGLLRRIIGAAPSPEGLTATGTNAGRVSFLAEPDGATAILYRAPVGGGATLLQIKSSSQSWLLPLHSTRTWSDHVGDGLPDALRLHDADDRLRFRHWFTTVADRAAAMPDADLPREITDCSALLRYSYRIALMNHGDRWYKQFQPGSMPVLPSVTQWNYPNTPLGAGLFRVVPVHAAIPQASDFAEYADAKTLYSRNSFRVSRDIRAAKPGDLLFFHQLGPEQQYHSMIVTGDGAEWVVYHTGPDGSGAVHSHGEMRRARITDLLQHPDFRWRPTPGNPNFLGVFRWNLLRED, encoded by the coding sequence ATGCGGTTTCGTACGCGTCGTGTGTTTGCGGTTGCAGCGTTCCTTTGTGTGCTGGGGCTAGGCGCGGTCCAGTTCAGAAGGATGCGCGCCGTCTCCTGCGAACCGACGACACGCATCGTGATCGCTGACGGCCGGGCGCATCGCGTGGGACTTCTCAGGCGAATCATCGGCGCAGCGCCCTCGCCAGAAGGACTGACTGCGACTGGCACCAACGCTGGTCGCGTTTCCTTTCTGGCGGAACCGGATGGCGCGACTGCGATCTTGTATCGAGCACCCGTAGGCGGAGGCGCCACGTTGCTGCAGATCAAGTCCTCGAGCCAATCCTGGCTTTTGCCGCTGCACAGCACACGAACCTGGAGCGATCACGTGGGCGACGGTTTGCCCGATGCTCTGCGACTGCATGATGCCGACGATCGTCTGCGCTTCCGGCATTGGTTCACCACCGTGGCGGATCGCGCTGCTGCGATGCCGGACGCCGACCTGCCCCGCGAGATCACCGATTGCAGTGCCCTGCTCCGCTATAGCTATCGCATTGCCCTGATGAACCACGGCGACCGCTGGTACAAGCAGTTTCAGCCTGGGTCCATGCCTGTGCTGCCGAGCGTGACGCAATGGAACTATCCGAACACGCCGTTGGGCGCCGGTCTCTTCCGCGTCGTACCTGTTCACGCAGCCATCCCTCAGGCGAGCGATTTTGCCGAGTACGCCGATGCCAAGACGCTATACAGTCGGAACAGCTTCCGCGTCAGTCGCGACATTCGCGCCGCAAAACCGGGCGACCTGCTGTTCTTTCATCAGCTTGGCCCGGAGCAGCAGTATCATTCGATGATTGTTACGGGAGACGGCGCGGAATGGGTCGTGTATCACACGGGTCCGGATGGATCAGGAGCGGTACACAGCCACGGCGAGATGCGACGCGCGCGCATCACGGATCTGTTGCAACATCCGGATTTTCGTTGGCGGCCCACTCCCGGCAATCCGAACTTTCTGGGCGTCTTTCGCTGGAACCTGCTCAGGGAAGATTAG
- a CDS encoding ABC transporter substrate-binding protein: MTRSAFRNRAPWARQAGSAALALVLSVAALGLIACTSVPHDRDTVVIDIENSPTNLDIRIGSDAQAEHIGALLFDAVVQKDEHGLLQPWLAERWEWTDPRTLVLHIRPGVHFHDEKPLTAADVAWSIDSMHNGSIVTSKAGAFANVDRAEAPDDRTCVVHLKQHDGGLLFNMSDGLFAVVERGAGKELGDHPMGSGPFVFVSQVQDKEVLLRANDAYWAGAPHLRKLRFDIVPDAITRALELRKGSADVTSNALTTDTVYSLRNDPSVVTESQPGSIVNYITFNVRDPLLADERVRQAFEWSLDRPAMVHALWRDHARISETLLPPQHWAALRSNEVVPYTRDLPKARALLDAAGYKPDAHGVRIRLTLKSSTDDTMRLLAAIVQQQVREAGIELTLRQNEFGTFYSDVTKGAFQMYVLRWVGSNEDPEIFRYAYASDRMPPKGGNRGHFSDPTVDALIARGAAETSEAERRPTYVELQQRLHTAAPTVVLWSLDNVVVHSSRLHGVNATGSGTFEWLRTATADPR, encoded by the coding sequence TTGACACGATCAGCTTTCCGCAATCGCGCACCTTGGGCTCGGCAGGCTGGCTCTGCTGCTCTTGCCCTGGTCCTCAGCGTTGCCGCACTCGGTCTCATCGCGTGCACCTCGGTGCCGCACGACCGCGATACCGTCGTCATCGATATCGAAAACTCGCCGACCAACCTCGACATCCGGATCGGATCCGACGCGCAGGCTGAGCATATCGGGGCTCTTCTATTTGACGCTGTGGTGCAAAAGGACGAGCACGGACTGCTGCAGCCGTGGCTGGCGGAACGCTGGGAGTGGACGGACCCGCGCACGCTGGTCCTGCACATCCGTCCTGGCGTGCACTTTCACGACGAAAAACCTCTCACCGCGGCCGACGTCGCCTGGTCCATTGACAGCATGCACAACGGCAGCATCGTGACCAGCAAGGCTGGCGCCTTTGCCAACGTCGATCGGGCCGAGGCACCGGACGATCGCACCTGCGTCGTTCACCTGAAGCAGCACGACGGTGGTCTGCTGTTCAACATGAGCGATGGCCTGTTCGCCGTGGTGGAGCGCGGAGCCGGCAAAGAACTGGGCGACCACCCCATGGGCTCGGGGCCGTTCGTGTTTGTGTCGCAGGTGCAGGACAAGGAAGTTCTGCTGCGCGCCAATGACGCATACTGGGCGGGCGCTCCGCATCTTCGCAAGCTCCGCTTCGATATCGTTCCGGATGCGATTACCCGCGCCCTGGAATTGCGCAAAGGGTCCGCGGATGTGACGAGCAACGCCCTGACGACGGACACCGTGTACTCGCTGCGCAACGACCCCAGCGTGGTTACGGAAAGCCAGCCCGGCTCCATCGTGAACTACATCACCTTCAACGTTCGCGACCCGCTGCTTGCCGACGAGCGGGTGCGGCAGGCCTTTGAATGGAGCCTGGATCGGCCGGCGATGGTGCATGCGCTTTGGCGGGATCATGCCCGCATCTCGGAAACGCTGTTGCCACCGCAGCACTGGGCGGCGCTGCGCAGCAATGAGGTGGTGCCGTACACGCGAGACCTCCCAAAGGCGCGCGCTCTGCTGGATGCGGCTGGTTACAAGCCGGACGCGCACGGAGTTCGCATCCGGCTCACGCTCAAGAGTTCCACGGACGATACCATGCGGCTGCTTGCCGCTATCGTGCAGCAGCAGGTGCGCGAAGCCGGCATCGAGTTGACGCTGCGCCAGAACGAGTTCGGCACCTTCTACTCGGACGTGACCAAGGGAGCCTTCCAGATGTACGTTCTGCGGTGGGTCGGCTCCAACGAAGATCCTGAGATCTTCCGCTACGCCTACGCCAGCGATCGCATGCCGCCGAAAGGTGGCAACCGCGGCCACTTCAGCGATCCGACGGTCGACGCGCTGATTGCGCGCGGTGCTGCAGAAACGTCAGAGGCGGAGCGTCGCCCGACCTATGTGGAGTTGCAGCAACGCCTGCACACCGCAGCGCCTACGGTGGTGCTGTGGTCTCTGGACAATGTTGTGGTGCACTCCAGCAGGCTGCACGGCGTGAACGCTACGGGTTCAGGCACTTTTGAATGGCTGCGCACCGCGACGGCAGACCCGCGCTAG
- a CDS encoding alpha-2-macroglobulin family protein → MCLLPLRSYAANPYFTLSTNRSFAPGTQPKLHLYTHDVDALEFRVYRVEDPEAFAAKLQEMHSFGDPSHAWSVPEQIDEKTWIERFHDWKSSLWHAIKEFFRTQFSRATRDAFKTKQSSLARRSVIVNAAQFAQIPLLNDRQLVARWRLRVPATFVSDNQILPISGLDRGMYLVEATDGHLKAYTVLLVSQTALVTRLVSGEVVTFVADRTTGASVPHASVSMQLGSGPIVRKASAADGTAVFEHAASAGDADTADSEAAQKLWFMARSGSDVALSSPFSYSFTQTVQDTSVAYVYTDRPVYRPGNTVHFKAILRDRSGNTLAVPKAGAIHVKAVDDADKTLLEEDLPLSAMGTIQGDIPLPADVGLGFARLTLTRGDNDTSLGGTAFRVEEYRKPEYQVQVTVAKPMLLQGESNSATVQARYFFGEPVSNGRVKYRVYRSRHYWWGDPTDADDDAAGEQSSADDASDSSQDVEEGDQQSEHTSQLDADGKLTVPIPTHFSDDQRYDTDYVVEAGVTDEAGREITARYRFTATHGSFRIHAQTQSYTVASGGTASVQVSAVDYKDRPVQTRIHVRLVQPPANGADSSDSAKTLAETDVNTAANGSATASLAVRSSANGSLRVVATAETPEHRTVEDSDYVWVSGTASEEDEDTDGQKIRILTDKKTYAPGDTAHVTLVSPVADVHVLFTATANAPILRKVLAGRGNTLNVDLPLGKEAQPNLTLDAVLVKNDKLYQGRRSVSVPPVQQRLQIAIAPVSQVFQPGQTAAYDVTTTDAAGRPTAAELSFDVVDEAIYSLYPDSSGDMVKQLYPDRAIYPEYDSSLTYYFTGEAGTRSPQLAMRHTRYGPHLAQVKPGLDAKGPRIRKDFPDTAFWQPAVRTDANGHARVSFSYPDSLTTWRTSVRAITASSQAGSAVNRVIVRKNIIVRMGQPRFLRKGDSVTVPVIAHNYLPSAQQVQLSLGATGLELPQSPPTAVALLPRADNTTNFRLRASAIGTATLTAKATGATEGDALQLSFPVEPDGVKQNVANAGIAVNTTSQNAVLKFPAGTDPAAHRLRLNASPSIAGTLFGALDYLTSFPYGCTEQTMSSFLPDLLVSKALSRLGVPLRESSARLHAQVTAGIQKLNDTHHSNGGWGWWQEDDSQVFMTAYVVSGLQQAVDAGYPEANSNIDSGADYLVKQLAQHPRMLPELRAFVVYALALHKRNVAVDLDLLYRRRADLSAQALAYTGLAMRQSGDGRSSEIATLLESKAKVQGELASWAADRNNLLDVDSDESAAATAFALKFLIGERPASPLLPKAAQWLILHRDEGAWWGSTYDSAFVLYGLTEYVAATQELNADLDVDIRVNNTNIAHRHFNRADALHGATLEVTLDATRLNPETNQVEIATRGNGRAYWSAQGEFYSTAKAAYQAGTMQLNIARDYYRLVPKQTGDHMVYTLQPLSGTAQKGEILAVHLGVSGSPQKYLLIEDPIAAGTEFVRNRSSYNIEGAPDSWTDWYTRQEFHDDRAAFFSTNFAHRQDLFYLVQVVNAGSFQISPARVMPMYQPGVQATTDTLHLDVPEVVR, encoded by the coding sequence GTGTGCCTGCTGCCCCTTCGCTCCTATGCTGCGAACCCGTACTTCACCCTCAGTACAAACAGGAGCTTTGCACCCGGAACTCAACCGAAACTGCACCTGTACACGCACGATGTGGACGCGCTGGAGTTCCGCGTGTACCGCGTCGAAGATCCCGAAGCGTTCGCCGCGAAGCTGCAGGAGATGCATAGCTTCGGCGATCCGTCGCATGCGTGGAGCGTGCCCGAGCAGATCGACGAGAAAACGTGGATTGAACGGTTCCATGACTGGAAGAGCAGCCTCTGGCACGCGATCAAGGAGTTCTTTCGAACCCAGTTTTCCCGAGCGACTCGCGACGCTTTCAAAACGAAGCAGTCCAGCCTGGCGCGCCGCAGCGTCATCGTCAACGCCGCTCAGTTTGCCCAGATACCTTTGCTGAACGACAGGCAGCTCGTAGCTCGATGGCGCCTGCGTGTACCCGCAACTTTTGTGTCCGACAACCAGATCCTGCCCATCAGCGGCCTGGATCGCGGCATGTACCTGGTGGAGGCGACCGACGGCCATCTGAAGGCGTACACCGTTCTGCTGGTAAGCCAAACGGCGTTGGTGACGCGGCTTGTGAGCGGAGAGGTGGTCACCTTCGTTGCAGACCGGACGACGGGCGCCTCCGTACCGCATGCTTCGGTCAGCATGCAACTGGGCAGCGGGCCCATCGTGCGCAAAGCTTCAGCCGCCGACGGCACCGCGGTCTTTGAACACGCCGCAAGTGCTGGCGACGCCGATACCGCAGACAGCGAGGCCGCGCAGAAGCTCTGGTTTATGGCGCGCAGCGGAAGCGATGTCGCGCTGAGCTCACCTTTCTCCTACAGCTTCACGCAAACGGTCCAGGACACATCCGTCGCCTATGTGTACACCGATCGACCGGTCTACCGGCCTGGGAACACGGTGCACTTCAAGGCCATCCTGCGCGACCGTTCGGGCAACACTCTTGCCGTTCCAAAGGCAGGGGCGATTCATGTAAAGGCCGTCGATGATGCGGACAAGACGCTGCTTGAGGAAGATCTGCCGCTGTCCGCGATGGGCACCATTCAGGGCGACATCCCTCTGCCGGCGGACGTCGGGCTTGGCTTTGCCCGCCTCACGCTGACGCGCGGTGACAACGACACTTCGCTCGGAGGCACGGCATTCCGTGTGGAGGAGTATCGCAAGCCGGAGTACCAGGTTCAGGTCACGGTAGCCAAGCCCATGCTGCTGCAGGGAGAAAGCAACAGCGCGACCGTCCAGGCAAGGTACTTCTTCGGTGAGCCGGTCAGCAACGGCAGGGTCAAGTACCGCGTGTATCGAAGCCGCCATTATTGGTGGGGCGACCCGACCGACGCCGATGATGATGCCGCGGGCGAACAGAGCAGTGCAGACGATGCTTCCGACTCTTCACAGGACGTGGAAGAGGGCGACCAGCAGAGCGAGCATACAAGTCAACTGGACGCTGACGGCAAGCTGACGGTTCCTATCCCAACCCACTTCAGCGACGACCAGCGCTACGACACGGACTACGTGGTCGAAGCAGGCGTGACGGACGAGGCAGGGCGAGAGATCACTGCGCGGTACCGATTCACCGCCACGCATGGCAGCTTCCGCATTCATGCGCAAACGCAAAGCTACACCGTTGCTTCCGGCGGCACCGCCAGCGTCCAGGTGAGCGCGGTGGATTACAAGGACCGACCTGTGCAAACGCGCATCCATGTTCGGCTTGTGCAACCGCCTGCCAACGGCGCCGACAGCTCGGATTCGGCGAAGACGCTCGCCGAGACCGACGTGAATACCGCAGCCAACGGCAGTGCGACGGCCAGCCTCGCGGTGCGCTCCTCCGCGAACGGATCGCTGCGTGTGGTCGCCACCGCGGAAACTCCGGAGCATCGCACCGTGGAAGACTCCGATTACGTGTGGGTCAGCGGCACGGCATCAGAAGAGGACGAAGATACAGATGGGCAGAAGATCCGCATCCTCACCGACAAGAAGACCTACGCACCCGGCGACACCGCACACGTGACGCTGGTCAGTCCTGTCGCAGACGTTCATGTGCTGTTTACCGCAACCGCAAACGCGCCCATCCTGCGCAAGGTGCTCGCAGGACGCGGCAACACTCTGAACGTCGATCTGCCGCTGGGCAAAGAGGCGCAACCCAACCTGACCCTGGATGCCGTGCTCGTCAAGAACGACAAGCTATACCAGGGTCGTCGCAGCGTTTCTGTTCCACCCGTTCAGCAACGGCTGCAGATCGCCATCGCGCCGGTGTCGCAGGTCTTTCAACCCGGCCAAACCGCAGCATACGACGTTACGACGACCGATGCTGCCGGCCGGCCGACCGCTGCGGAACTCAGCTTCGATGTGGTCGACGAGGCAATCTATTCGCTTTACCCGGACAGCAGCGGCGACATGGTGAAGCAGTTGTACCCAGATCGTGCGATCTATCCGGAATACGATAGTTCGCTTACCTACTACTTCACCGGCGAGGCGGGCACGCGTTCCCCGCAGTTGGCGATGCGGCACACGCGGTATGGCCCGCATTTGGCCCAGGTAAAGCCCGGCCTGGACGCAAAGGGTCCGCGGATTCGCAAGGACTTCCCCGATACAGCGTTCTGGCAGCCCGCCGTGCGAACGGACGCGAACGGGCACGCGCGCGTTAGCTTCAGCTATCCCGATTCGTTGACCACCTGGCGGACCTCCGTTCGAGCAATCACTGCAAGCTCCCAGGCGGGCAGTGCCGTCAACCGCGTGATCGTGCGCAAGAACATCATCGTGCGGATGGGACAACCCCGATTCCTGCGCAAGGGCGACAGCGTAACTGTGCCCGTGATCGCACACAACTACTTGCCTTCCGCGCAACAGGTTCAGCTTTCGTTGGGCGCAACCGGCCTTGAACTGCCGCAGAGCCCGCCAACAGCGGTTGCGCTGCTCCCTCGCGCAGACAACACGACAAACTTCCGCCTGCGCGCTTCTGCAATCGGCACAGCCACCCTCACCGCAAAGGCAACCGGCGCCACCGAGGGCGACGCCCTGCAACTCAGCTTCCCGGTTGAGCCCGACGGCGTAAAGCAGAACGTTGCGAATGCCGGCATTGCGGTGAATACCACCTCTCAGAATGCCGTTCTCAAATTCCCGGCCGGAACCGATCCTGCAGCACACCGGCTACGCCTCAACGCTTCGCCGTCGATCGCTGGCACCCTGTTTGGCGCACTGGATTACCTGACCAGCTTTCCGTACGGCTGCACGGAGCAAACCATGTCGAGCTTTCTGCCGGACCTGCTCGTGTCCAAGGCTCTGAGCAGGTTGGGAGTGCCGCTCAGGGAAAGTTCGGCCAGGCTACACGCGCAGGTGACCGCGGGCATTCAGAAGTTGAACGACACGCACCACAGCAATGGCGGATGGGGCTGGTGGCAGGAGGACGACAGCCAGGTGTTTATGACGGCATACGTCGTCAGCGGTCTGCAGCAGGCGGTCGACGCAGGATATCCCGAGGCGAACTCTAACATCGATTCGGGAGCGGACTACCTCGTGAAGCAGCTTGCGCAACATCCGCGCATGCTGCCGGAGCTTCGCGCCTTTGTGGTGTATGCCCTCGCGCTGCACAAACGGAACGTGGCGGTCGATCTGGACCTGCTGTACCGTCGCCGCGCAGACCTGTCAGCACAAGCTCTCGCCTACACCGGCCTGGCGATGCGGCAAAGCGGAGACGGTCGCAGCAGCGAAATCGCGACCCTGCTGGAGTCAAAGGCGAAGGTACAGGGCGAACTGGCAAGCTGGGCCGCTGACCGCAACAACCTGCTGGACGTAGACAGCGATGAGAGCGCCGCCGCCACGGCGTTTGCACTCAAGTTTCTGATCGGGGAACGACCGGCATCTCCGCTGCTGCCAAAGGCTGCGCAATGGCTCATTCTGCATCGCGATGAAGGCGCATGGTGGGGATCGACTTACGACAGCGCCTTCGTCCTCTACGGCCTCACGGAGTATGTCGCCGCGACACAGGAGCTGAATGCAGACCTCGATGTAGACATTCGCGTGAACAACACCAACATCGCGCATCGCCACTTCAACCGTGCCGATGCTCTGCATGGCGCCACGCTGGAAGTGACCCTGGACGCCACGCGGCTGAACCCCGAGACAAACCAGGTGGAGATCGCGACCCGCGGAAACGGACGTGCGTACTGGTCAGCCCAAGGTGAGTTCTACTCCACCGCAAAAGCCGCATACCAGGCCGGCACCATGCAACTGAACATCGCACGTGATTACTACAGGCTGGTTCCTAAACAAACCGGCGACCACATGGTGTACACGTTGCAACCTCTGAGCGGAACCGCCCAGAAAGGCGAAATCCTTGCGGTCCACCTGGGCGTGAGCGGATCGCCACAGAAGTATTTGCTGATTGAAGACCCGATCGCCGCGGGAACCGAATTTGTTCGCAACCGCAGCAGCTACAACATCGAGGGCGCTCCTGACTCGTGGACCGACTGGTACACGCGACAGGAGTTCCATGACGATCGTGCTGCCTTCTTCAGCACCAACTTTGCGCACCGGCAAGACTTGTTCTACCTCGTCCAAGTCGTGAACGCAGGCAGCTTCCAGATCAGCCCCGCGCGCGTGATGCCCATGTACCAGCCCGGAGTGCAGGCCACCACAGACACGCTGCACCTGGATGTGCCGGAGGTGGTGCGATGA
- a CDS encoding 6-pyruvoyl trahydropterin synthase family protein: MIFLTRKADFSSSHFYRNPNWTDEQNAAAFGKCANPHGHGHNYTLEVTVAGEVDPVTGFVVDLKLLKDILEAEVVSVYDHRHLNHEVPEFKDVNPTTENIAVAIWRRLDGKVPNARLHRVRVYEMDDLFADFYGEEAPGNSNQSASSMGLSA, encoded by the coding sequence ATGATCTTCCTGACCCGCAAAGCCGATTTTTCGTCGTCCCACTTCTATCGCAACCCGAACTGGACGGACGAGCAGAACGCTGCCGCCTTCGGCAAGTGCGCCAACCCGCACGGTCATGGGCACAACTACACGCTTGAAGTCACTGTAGCCGGCGAAGTCGATCCGGTAACCGGGTTCGTTGTCGACCTGAAACTGCTGAAGGACATCCTGGAAGCGGAGGTGGTCAGCGTCTATGACCATCGCCACCTGAACCACGAAGTGCCCGAGTTTAAGGACGTAAACCCGACCACTGAAAACATCGCCGTGGCGATCTGGCGACGACTCGATGGCAAGGTTCCTAACGCCAGGCTGCACCGCGTGCGCGTGTATGAGATGGACGACCTGTTTGCGGACTTCTACGGCGAAGAAGCGCCAGGGAACTCCAACCAGTCGGCGAGCAGCATGGGGCTGTCCGCGTGA
- a CDS encoding 6-carboxytetrahydropterin synthase encodes MSKPIAHFSRRYRFSASHRLHAPALSDEQNRETYGKCNNPHGHGHNYWLEVTVAGPIDPQTGFVVDLPKLDALVQADVLNRFDHTHLNQDPTFSGDFVPSTENLALEVERILRRDIPGLTSHEDLRLVNLRIEETRNNSFDLSGADLESMHREASR; translated from the coding sequence GTGAGCAAGCCCATCGCGCACTTCTCACGCCGCTACCGTTTCTCCGCTTCGCATCGCCTGCATGCTCCTGCTCTGTCCGATGAGCAGAACCGCGAGACCTACGGAAAGTGCAACAACCCACACGGGCACGGGCACAACTACTGGCTTGAGGTCACCGTTGCTGGACCGATCGATCCTCAAACCGGCTTTGTCGTGGACCTGCCAAAGCTGGACGCTCTGGTACAGGCGGACGTCCTGAACCGGTTCGACCATACCCACCTGAATCAGGACCCAACGTTCTCGGGCGACTTCGTTCCCTCGACTGAGAATCTAGCCCTTGAGGTGGAGCGGATTCTGCGACGCGACATTCCCGGGCTTACTTCGCACGAAGATCTTCGCCTGGTGAACCTGCGCATTGAGGAAACCCGGAACAACTCCTTCGACCTTTCCGGCGCGGATCTTGAGTCAATGCACAGAGAGGCATCACGTTGA
- the folE gene encoding GTP cyclohydrolase I FolE produces MQTVQAGSSQNNGSLPDTTSLSNATIEQIYGELLRRIGEDPTRDGLLKTPERMQKSLAFLTRGYKQSATEILRGALFDVEYDEMVIVRDIEFYSLCEHHMLPFFGKAHVAYIPKGKVIGLSKVARLVDVFARRLQVQERMTRQIADSIVDAIDPQGVAVILEAQHLCMMMRGVEKQQSITTTSAMLGAFRNSPQTRNEFLSLIRRPQAL; encoded by the coding sequence ATGCAGACTGTCCAAGCTGGATCCTCGCAGAACAATGGATCGCTCCCGGATACTACGAGCCTAAGCAACGCGACGATCGAACAGATTTACGGCGAACTCCTGCGTCGGATCGGCGAAGACCCCACCCGCGACGGCCTGTTGAAGACTCCCGAGCGGATGCAGAAGTCACTGGCTTTTCTGACCCGCGGATACAAGCAGAGCGCCACGGAGATCCTGCGCGGCGCGCTGTTTGATGTCGAGTATGACGAGATGGTCATCGTGCGCGACATCGAGTTCTACTCCCTCTGCGAGCACCACATGCTTCCCTTCTTTGGCAAAGCGCACGTGGCGTATATCCCCAAGGGAAAGGTGATCGGGTTGAGCAAGGTCGCTCGGCTGGTCGACGTGTTCGCCCGTCGCTTGCAGGTGCAGGAGCGGATGACGCGGCAGATCGCGGACTCCATCGTCGACGCGATCGATCCTCAGGGCGTTGCGGTCATCCTGGAGGCACAGCACCTGTGCATGATGATGCGCGGCGTGGAAAAGCAACAGTCGATCACCACCACATCCGCCATGCTGGGAGCGTTCCGGAACAGCCCGCAGACTCGTAACGAGTTCCTATCGCTCATTCGCAGGCCGCAGGCGCTGTAA